In a genomic window of Erigeron canadensis isolate Cc75 chromosome 5, C_canadensis_v1, whole genome shotgun sequence:
- the LOC122599936 gene encoding probable inactive ATP-dependent zinc metalloprotease FTSHI 1, chloroplastic: MLSTHIHTDNNFVSPKPFSSQSTIILHTSLNFKTALKKDSNFVQIRPKRLHIFNALFSRTSVSGQNNDGSSITQDDFVTRVLKENPSQVEPRYKIGDKLYTLKEKEDFANKRRNSNGFIKKESDGMEYKDDVYLNDILRKFKGKLYVPEQIFVEELSEEDAFDTEFDTLPRMSFEDLQKAIETDMIKFLSFKEDDGAVNGYKDFIVMLKEIPGDKNLQKTKWSVKLDGVQVQSVLKEYNGPRYEIETQKMTWMAKVPQYPNPVASSISSRVMVELGAVTAAIAAAAVVVSGFLASAAFAAASFVYAGTVYAIWPIAKSLFTVPLEVLVGVLERMGDVILDMFIYGGITSKFNEFYTFGIFSSATKIAGPMLLVGVCMVILLRFTLSRRPKNFRKWDIWQGIEFSQSKPQARVDGSTGVTFSDVAGIEIAVEELQELVKYLKNPELFDKMGIKPPHGVLLEGPPGCGKTLVAKAIAGEAGVPFYQMAGSEFVEVLVGVGSARVRDLFKRAKVNKPSVIFIDEIDALATRRQGIFSDKTDDLYNAATQERETTLNQLLIELDGFDTGKGVIFLGATNRKDLLDPALLRPGRFDRKIRIRPPNAKGRLEILQVHACKVKLSETVDLSVFAQNLPGWSGARLAQLLQEAALVAVRNKHSSILQSDVGEAVDRLTVGPKRVALDLGHQGQCRRATTEVGTALTSHLIRKIENADVEPCDRISIHPRGQTLSQVVFNRLDDEKYLFERRPQLLHRLQVLLGGRAAEEVIFGRDTSKASVNYLADATWLARKIITIWNMENPMAIHGDPPPWRRLPKFVGPRLDFEESLYDDYDLIEPPVNFHMDDEIAKRTEELVSNMYRKTVGLLRRHHTALLKTVKVLLRQMEMTGDEIDYILDKYPPNTPTSRLLEEGDPGNLSFFKQTQGEDHELEYSILNQ, from the exons ATGCTTTcgacacatatacatacagataACAATTTTGTATCACCCAAGCCTTTTTCATCTCAATCCACCATTATCCTTCACACATCACTCAATTTCAAAACCGCACtgaaaaaagattcaaactttgtTCAAATTAGGCCAAAAAGATTGCATATTTTCAATGCCCTTTTTAGTCGAACTTCGGTTTCGGGTCAAAATAATGATGGGTCAAGTATAACCCAAGATGATTTTGTGACAAGGGTATTGAAGGAAAATCCTTCTCAAGTAGAACCCAGGTATAAAATTGGTGATAAATTGTATACattgaaagaaaaagaggaTTTTGCGAATAAAAGGCGAAATTCGAATGGATTTATTAAGAAAGAAAGTGATGGAATGGAGTATAAAGATGATGTTTATTTGAATGATATTTTGAGGAAATTTAAGGGCAAGCTTTATGTTCCTGAGCAGATATTTGTTGAGGAATTGTCAGAAGAAGACGCGTTCGATACGGAGTTTGATACGTTACCAAGAATGAGCTTTGAGGATTTGCAGAAAGCTATAGAGACTGATATGATAAAGTTTTTGAGTTTTAAGGAAGATGATGGGGCTGTTAATGGTTACAAGGATTTTATTGTGATGTTGAAAGAGATTCCTGGAGATAAGAATTTGCAGAAGACTAAGTG GTCAGTAAAACTAGACGGCGTTCAAGTACAAAGTGTTTTGAAGGAGTATAATGGACCACGATATGAAATAGAAACACAAAAAATG ACATGGATGGCAAAAGTGCCACAATATCCTAATCCAGttgcatcatcaatatcaagCAGGGTGATGGTGGAACTCGGTGCAGTGACAGCTGCAATTGCTGCAGCAGCTGTTGTTGTTAGTGGCTTTTTAGCATCAGCAGCATTTGCTGCAGCCAGTTTTGTTTATGCAGGGACCGTATATGCCATCTGGCCTATCGCCAAGTCACTTTTCACTGTTCCTTTGGAAGTTCTTGTTGGTGTTCTAGAGAGAATGGGGGATGTCATATTAGACATGTTTATTTATGGCGGGATTACCTCCAAGTTCAATGAATTTTATACATTTGGGATTTTTTCTTCTGCCACAAAAATTGCTGGACCTATGTTGCTGGTTGGTGTCTGCATGGTTATTCTTCTTCGTTTCACTCTCTCTAGAAGGCCCAAGAATTTCAGGAAATGG GACATATGGCAAGGGATTGAATTTTCTCAGTCTAAACCACAAGCTCGAGTTGAT GGCTCAACCGGAGTTACTTTTAGCGATGTGGCTGGTATCGAAATAGCAGTCGAAGAGCTCCAAGAG TTGGTGAAATACCTGAAGAACCCTGAACTATTTGACAAGATGGGGATAAAGCCTCCTCATGGGGTACTTCTAGAGGGGCCTCCAGGATGCGGCAAG ACCCTTGTTGCCAAGGCTATAGCTGGTGAAGCTGGTGTTCCGTTCTACCAAATGGCTGGGTCAGAATTTGTCGAGGTGTTGGTTGGTGTTGGTTCTGCTCGTGTTAGGGACTTGTTCAAGAGAGCCAAG GTCAACAAGCCATCCGTTATTTTTATCGATGAGATTGATGCACTAGCTACAAG GCGTCAGGGAATATTCAGTGATAAGACAGATGATCTTTACAATGCTGCTACACAAGAAAGGGAAACTACATTGAACCAGCTGTTGATAGAACTGGATGGATTTGATACGGGAAAAGGGGTCATATTCTTGGGTGCTACAAATCGTAAGGATTTGTTGGATCCTGCGCTTCTCCGGCCTGGTCGCTTTGATCGAAAG ATAAGAATCCGTCCTCCTAATGCAAAAGGGAGGTTGGAAATATTGCAAGTCCATGCCTGCAAAGTAAAACTGTCAGAAACTGTTGATTTGTCCGTTTTTGCCCAAAACCTTCCTG GATGGAGTGGTGCAAGGTTGGCTCAGCTCCTTCAAGAGGCTGCTCTTGTAGCTGTCAGGAACAAACATAGCTCAATCCTTCAATCAGATGTGGGTGAAGCTGTTGATCGGCTAACCGTGGGCCCTAAACGTGTTGCATTAGATTTGGGTCATCAGGGTCAGTGTCGTCGAGCCACAACCGAAGTGGGAACTGCGTTGACTTCCCATCTTATAAGAAAAATAGAGAATGCAGATGTTGAACCCTGTGATCGCATATCAATTCATCCTCGTGGCCAG ACACTATCACAAGTTGTATTTAATCGACTCGATGATGAGAAGTATTTATTTGAACGACGGCCACAATTGCTTCACCGCCTACAG GTTTTACTCGGAGGGAGAGCTGCTGAAGAGGTGATTTTTGGGAGGGATACATCCAAGGCATCAGTAAACTACCTTGCGGATGCAACTTGGCTTGCTCGTAAAATTATCACAAT ATGGAACATGGAGAACCCGATGGCAATACATGGGGACCCACCTCCATGGAGAAGGCTGCCTAAGTTTGTGGGCCCACGGCtagactttgaagaatcattatATGATGATTATGATTTAATAGAACCACCAGTCAACTTTCATATGGATGATGAAATTGCAAAAAGAACAGAAGAGTTGGTATCTAACATGTATAGAAAGACTGTTGGTTTGCTGAGACGCCACCATACCGCTTTGCTGAAAACTGTAAAG GTTCTTCTTCGTCAAATGGAGATGACTGGGGATGAAATTGACTATATTTTAGACAAATACCCACCAAATACTCCTACAAGTCGCTTACTTGAAGAAGGAGATCCAGGGaacctttctttttttaagcAAACGCAAGGAGAAGATCACGAGTTGGAGTATAGCATCTTGAATCAATGA